A genomic window from Pelagicoccus albus includes:
- the accB gene encoding acetyl-CoA carboxylase biotin carboxyl carrier protein — translation MDIKEIKQIVDLMKRADLTEFAVEEESFKLQIKRATEAPAQPQIVSYAAPAPQSPAATAAPSPAAAPAEAPAPTEDNSTYITSPMVGTFYSSPSPESPTFVKAGDSVKADSVVCIIEAMKIMNEIQAETTGTVVEALVENGQPVEFGQKLFRLS, via the coding sequence TTGGACATCAAAGAAATAAAGCAAATCGTCGACCTAATGAAGCGAGCTGACCTCACTGAATTCGCGGTCGAGGAAGAATCATTTAAACTGCAGATCAAGCGTGCGACAGAAGCACCGGCTCAGCCACAAATCGTCAGCTATGCAGCGCCGGCACCTCAATCACCGGCCGCAACAGCAGCGCCCTCTCCTGCCGCAGCACCAGCCGAAGCCCCAGCTCCGACCGAGGACAACTCGACTTACATCACGTCTCCCATGGTCGGCACCTTCTACTCCTCACCTTCACCCGAGAGCCCTACCTTCGTGAAGGCAGGAGATTCAGTGAAGGCGGACAGCGTCGTTTGCATTATCGAAGCGATGAAGATCATGAACGAAATCCAAGCTGAAACGACGGGTACAGTCGTGGAAGCACTCGTAGAAAACGGTCAGCCGGTCGAATTCGGACAAAAGTTGTTTCGCCTTTCCTAG